The Helicobacter sp. NHP19-003 genomic interval ATGATTTTCTCCACCATCAACAAAAAAGGCGGGGTGGGCAAGACCGCCTTTAGCTTCTCCATTGCTAAAGATTTAGATTTGTTCTTGCAAAGCAACGACTCATCCATCATTGAAAGCATTTACCCTGATAAAGCCAAAATCAGCACCCACCCGCCTTTAATCGATCATTGCATCTATGACTTTGGGGGCTTTATCCAAAGTGGAGTTTTAGAGATTGCCAAAGCAAGTCGAGCCATCATCATTCCCTGCACACCCCTTTATAACTCTCTATTAAAGACCATTGAAACCATCCAAGAAATGCAAGCTTTAAAAGTGCCTTTAATGGTCTTAATCACCGATTACCAAAGCCTAGAAGAGCGAGAACAGGCAAGTTCTACCTTGCAATCCAACTTCACAGATTTAAACTTTTTCTTTTTCAAGCACTCTAAGATTTTAGAAAACTCCATGCGCAAGGGACTAAGCTTTAAAGAGTTGTCTATGCAAACCCCACTCTCTAAAATCCACTACAAAACCTTTATTACAGAATACCAACGCCTTTTAGACACTTTAACACAAGGAGTGAGCCAATGAGTGAAAACAAAAACACCCCAAAATCTATCCAAGATGCTTTAAAAAACACCAACAACCCACAAGCAAACACTTTCAGTGCTAAAGACAAAGCCAAACCAGGCAGAAAACCTTTACCCCCACATTTAAAACAAAACCACATCGTTACCTTTTACTTGTCCCAAGAGGAATACAACACCCTCAAAGCTCTAGCCGACAAAGAAGCTGATAGTGTGAGTTTCTTTGTCAAACGCTATGTGTTGAAGAATTTGGTGAGGGGGTAGGTAGAGCGGATTGTTATGCAACGCTTTTTAAAATGTCCCTTAAACATTTTGAATGCTTTTATTGCGACACTTTGTGGGCGTGAAGCTTGGTTAGGGGTCTGTTTGGCTTGTTTGGAGCTTGTGAACTGCCCCTCCCTAAAGGGAGGAGCTTCCTAACTAACAGAAACTAGCGTTTCTGTGAGCTCGAAAGGCTTTGTTGTTTGCTGTTTGCTGTTTATAGTCCGCAAGGCTAGTTCCTAACCCAAAAGACTTACAGACCCACTGATGGGTGGAGACTAGTTGCCAACCCATCATCGTGCTTAATCTTAGTGGCTAGAATGAGCGTACCCAACCCTCACCACTCAAGGTTTTCACTAATCTCGCTTACTTGTCGCAAGGATAGCCTTTCTTTTCTTAGCTTGCGCCTACATCTCCGTTCTGAAGGGCGGAGTTTTACGCGTAATCTGGATAAATGGAAGCAATGGTCTCTTTTGAGTTTAAACCTCCAAGAATTGCACCATTGTTCTTACTTTTTGTGAGCTATTTTGTCTAAAGCAATTTGTGCAAAGGGGCCCCCTAGCTTCATCCCCTTTAGAAAATGCTCTTTAGCTTTGGCTATGTTTTGCGGTATGCCATACCCGTATTGATAAATCAGCCCCATTGCATGGTGAGCCCTAATTTCTCCACGCCTTATGGCTTTTTGTAGATACCCAAGACCTCTTGCAATATTTTGCTTCACTCCCCTGCCACGCACATACAAGGCTGCTAATTGATAGCATCCCCTAGCATCCCCAACCTTTGCA includes:
- a CDS encoding ribbon-helix-helix domain-containing protein; the encoded protein is MSENKNTPKSIQDALKNTNNPQANTFSAKDKAKPGRKPLPPHLKQNHIVTFYLSQEEYNTLKALADKEADSVSFFVKRYVLKNLVRG
- a CDS encoding tetratricopeptide repeat protein; this translates as MKFYLKAAKVGDARGCYQLAALYVRGRGVKQNIARGLGYLQKAIRRGEIRAHHAMGLIYQYGYGIPQNIAKAKEHFLKGMKLGGPFAQIALDKIAHKK